From a region of the Paenibacillus lutimineralis genome:
- the hisIE gene encoding bifunctional phosphoribosyl-AMP cyclohydrolase/phosphoribosyl-ATP diphosphatase HisIE, with amino-acid sequence MNQPLQLALSYTELKQNIKWDADGLIPTVVQDAATKDVLMLAYMNEDSLQKSIETGQTWFWSRSRSELWNKGATSGNTQQILSLNYDCDGDTLLALVSPQGPACHTGETTCFYRLLASADQEGLATERSVTESLNQATTPTSNASPQEAAGISEADSRFAVLAELESLIAQRYIERPEGAYTTYLFEKGIDKILKKVGEETAESIIAAKNQDNDELRYEVSDLIYHLLVLLRERNLPLDDIMAELERRHERPRRD; translated from the coding sequence ATGAATCAGCCGCTACAATTGGCATTATCATATACGGAGCTGAAGCAGAATATAAAATGGGATGCGGATGGGCTTATCCCTACGGTCGTCCAGGATGCTGCTACAAAGGATGTGCTGATGCTCGCCTATATGAATGAAGACTCGCTGCAGAAATCGATTGAGACGGGCCAAACCTGGTTCTGGAGCCGTTCTCGCTCCGAGCTGTGGAATAAAGGGGCTACTTCAGGCAATACGCAGCAAATTCTCTCGCTGAATTACGATTGTGACGGGGATACGCTGCTAGCACTCGTGAGCCCGCAGGGTCCGGCTTGTCATACGGGGGAGACAACTTGTTTCTACCGGTTGTTAGCTTCTGCCGATCAAGAGGGACTAGCAACAGAGAGATCGGTTACGGAGAGTCTGAATCAGGCTACGACGCCAACTTCAAATGCTTCGCCACAGGAAGCAGCAGGTATTTCCGAAGCAGACAGCCGTTTTGCCGTATTAGCTGAATTGGAGAGTCTGATTGCCCAGCGTTATATTGAACGTCCTGAAGGAGCTTATACGACTTACCTGTTCGAGAAAGGCATTGATAAAATCCTGAAGAAGGTAGGCGAAGAGACAGCAGAATCGATTATCGCCGCCAAAAATCAGGATAACGACGAGCTGCGATACGAGGTCAGTGATCTCATCTATCATTTGCTGGTACTGCTGCGGGAGAGAAACCTGCCGCTGGATGATATTATGGCTGAGCTGGAGCGCCGACACGAGCGTCCGCGTCGTGATTAA
- the hisJ gene encoding histidinol-phosphatase HisJ, translating into MLIDYHTHHARCGHAVGTLEEYIQRGIEIGLSQIGVSDHMPLLHVNPQTYYPEMAMPMEELPRYVEEAFELKQKYASSISVRVGLEADYIEGWENEIAKIINDYPWDYVIGSVHFLEEWDVSDFRQVHHWEGRDVFEVYQTYYDAVQKAARTGFYDIMGHLDVIKRFNYKPEGRQQEVAELEQKTLTAIAEAGIAMELNASGLTKPCAEMFPCDRILKAAIELGIPLTVGSDAHDPKKLSENLDIARSTLCKLGVRELATFEQRQRVMVPLQLKSGHK; encoded by the coding sequence ATGCTTATAGATTACCATACGCATCATGCCCGCTGCGGGCACGCCGTTGGAACACTCGAGGAGTATATCCAGCGTGGTATCGAAATCGGCTTGTCCCAAATCGGAGTCTCCGATCATATGCCGCTTCTGCATGTAAACCCGCAGACTTATTATCCAGAGATGGCTATGCCAATGGAAGAGCTGCCACGATACGTGGAGGAAGCATTTGAGCTGAAGCAGAAATATGCTTCTTCGATTTCAGTACGGGTTGGGCTTGAGGCCGATTATATTGAAGGCTGGGAGAACGAGATTGCGAAGATCATCAATGATTACCCGTGGGATTATGTCATTGGCTCGGTACATTTCCTTGAGGAATGGGATGTCTCCGATTTCCGTCAGGTCCATCATTGGGAAGGACGGGACGTATTCGAGGTATACCAAACCTATTATGACGCTGTGCAGAAAGCGGCCAGAACAGGATTCTATGATATCATGGGGCATTTGGACGTGATCAAGCGGTTCAATTATAAGCCGGAGGGGCGTCAGCAAGAAGTGGCCGAACTGGAGCAAAAGACTCTAACTGCTATTGCTGAGGCTGGTATAGCGATGGAATTGAATGCTTCGGGACTAACGAAGCCGTGCGCAGAGATGTTCCCTTGCGACAGAATATTGAAGGCTGCGATAGAATTGGGCATTCCGTTAACGGTCGGTTCTGATGCCCACGACCCGAAGAAGCTAAGCGAGAACCTGGATATCGCCCGTAGTACATTGTGTAAGCTGGGGGTTCGTGAATTGGCGACGTTCGAACAGCGGCAGAGGGTGATGGTGCCATTGCAGCTCAAGAGCGGCCATAAATAA
- a CDS encoding ribose-phosphate diphosphokinase, with translation MEGKLRIFAGSSNPVLTRQICERLGVEPGRITLSRFKSGEIYVHYEESIRNCDVFLVQSLAHPINELFVELLVMIDAAKRASARTINIIMPYYGYARQERKSAPREPISAKMVADVLTTAGASRVVTIDLHAAAIQGFFNIPVDHLTALDLMTDYLKSQNISNPVVVSPDAGRASMAEKLANGLDAPFAIMIKKRPAHNESVITHVIGDVEGYTPIIIEDLIDTGSTIVNVAQGLKERGAGEAIVCATHGLFSDHAEERLRHPWISQVVITDSIAQPDQHGPHVTVLSVAPMLARATQYILDGGSIATLFKDQGI, from the coding sequence ATGGAAGGCAAGTTACGGATTTTCGCAGGCTCTTCCAACCCGGTACTGACGCGGCAAATTTGTGAGCGGTTGGGGGTTGAACCAGGTAGAATCACTTTGTCCCGCTTCAAGAGCGGTGAGATTTACGTTCATTATGAGGAGAGCATCCGCAATTGCGATGTGTTCCTGGTCCAATCTCTGGCGCATCCGATTAATGAGCTGTTCGTTGAATTGCTCGTGATGATAGATGCTGCCAAGCGGGCTTCGGCCCGAACGATTAATATCATTATGCCTTATTACGGCTATGCGAGACAGGAGCGCAAGTCGGCTCCGCGCGAGCCGATCTCGGCCAAGATGGTAGCCGATGTACTTACTACAGCCGGGGCGAGTCGGGTTGTAACTATCGACTTGCATGCGGCGGCCATACAGGGCTTCTTCAACATTCCTGTCGATCATTTGACTGCGCTGGATTTAATGACAGATTATCTGAAGTCACAGAATATCTCTAACCCGGTCGTCGTATCCCCGGATGCGGGACGAGCCTCTATGGCAGAGAAGCTCGCCAATGGTCTTGATGCCCCGTTCGCAATCATGATTAAGAAGCGTCCAGCCCATAACGAATCGGTCATTACACATGTGATTGGCGATGTAGAAGGCTATACGCCCATCATTATCGAGGATTTGATTGATACAGGTTCAACGATTGTCAATGTGGCCCAGGGATTGAAGGAGCGCGGGGCAGGCGAAGCTATTGTGTGTGCGACGCACGGTCTGTTCTCGGACCACGCGGAGGAGAGACTGCGTCATCCTTGGATCTCCCAAGTGGTCATCACGGACTCGATTGCCCAACCGGATCAGCATGGTCCGCATGTTACTGTCCTATCCGTAGCTCCTATGCTGGCTCGGGCAACCCAATACATTCTTGATGGCGGTTCGATTGCTACGCTGTTCAAAGACCAGGGGATATAA
- a CDS encoding tetratricopeptide repeat protein: MPCLKETQQPGRRSKRAKVLPISMDAGFFFERAVSSLDRFHYDKALKYFRKAVEYEPDNPVNHCNMAGILSEMGDYEASNAALSVILEKIDPAMTECYFYMANNYANMDMFEEAENALITYLEEDPNGQFLAEAEEMMELLQYELERPAKVTKIKSLAGVLEHDRARELLEQGKFTEAVKLLESIVEGQPDFWAARNNLALGYYYMGQCSKAIETIYGVLEQEPGNLHALCNLAILYQHEGETALLLELEHRLRKIVPFHQEHLFKLATTMGVLGAHDVAYRHFRRLLKDEDLRLDPALYHYTAVAACNIGRFTEAEVLWRHVDRLEPGSEVSEYYLSQIEEMSAGTRPVPIHYHYHLPFEEQIKQWEQPGEGVPADLADNPLVRSSFFWALRYGDNRTKLQVIQAFGLIGDHEVEEALKSFLLEPNEDLYLKDLALYVLRSLGVNYELPVCTGEATLMIDPSQTSPQLPIWKHEWQAVLDLASEHMRSNTDIKQQHDLESLWVQYLNLSYPDTPSISHIEGWAAALEYLTAKMNHRPMSYEKIAERYGISSSTVRRYCRRIDEVCGAEGASKTIFPMCK; the protein is encoded by the coding sequence GTGCCTTGTTTGAAAGAGACTCAACAACCTGGAAGAAGAAGCAAGCGGGCCAAAGTGCTGCCTATATCTATGGATGCTGGCTTTTTCTTTGAGAGAGCTGTCTCTTCATTGGATCGTTTTCACTATGACAAGGCATTGAAGTATTTTCGCAAAGCAGTAGAGTATGAACCGGATAATCCGGTCAATCATTGCAATATGGCAGGCATCCTGTCGGAGATGGGCGATTACGAGGCTTCAAACGCCGCCTTGTCCGTTATACTGGAGAAGATCGATCCTGCGATGACAGAGTGCTATTTTTATATGGCAAATAATTATGCGAATATGGATATGTTTGAAGAAGCGGAGAACGCACTAATTACTTATTTAGAAGAGGACCCGAACGGTCAATTTCTAGCCGAGGCTGAGGAAATGATGGAACTGCTCCAATATGAGCTTGAACGTCCTGCAAAGGTAACGAAGATCAAGTCATTGGCTGGTGTTCTGGAGCATGACCGAGCCCGCGAGCTGTTAGAGCAGGGTAAATTCACCGAAGCCGTGAAGCTGCTGGAGAGCATCGTGGAAGGTCAGCCCGATTTCTGGGCGGCGCGCAACAACTTGGCTCTGGGTTATTACTATATGGGGCAATGTTCTAAGGCCATCGAGACGATATATGGGGTGCTTGAGCAGGAACCTGGCAATTTGCATGCCTTATGCAATTTAGCCATTCTGTATCAGCATGAGGGAGAGACTGCATTACTGCTGGAGCTTGAACACAGGCTTCGCAAGATTGTTCCCTTCCATCAAGAGCATCTATTTAAATTAGCAACGACGATGGGAGTACTTGGTGCACATGATGTGGCATACAGACATTTCCGGCGTCTACTCAAGGACGAGGATTTAAGGTTGGACCCGGCTCTTTATCACTATACCGCTGTAGCCGCGTGTAATATTGGGCGATTCACTGAGGCAGAGGTGTTATGGCGTCATGTAGATAGGCTTGAACCGGGCAGTGAGGTATCCGAGTATTACTTAAGCCAGATTGAAGAGATGTCAGCAGGAACGAGACCGGTACCGATCCATTATCATTATCATCTCCCATTCGAGGAGCAGATCAAGCAATGGGAGCAGCCGGGGGAAGGGGTTCCGGCCGATCTAGCTGATAATCCGTTGGTTCGATCCTCTTTCTTCTGGGCCCTGCGTTATGGGGATAATCGAACCAAGCTTCAAGTTATTCAAGCATTTGGTCTTATAGGTGATCATGAAGTGGAAGAGGCGCTGAAGTCGTTCCTGCTGGAGCCGAATGAAGATCTCTATCTGAAGGATCTGGCACTATATGTACTGCGTAGTCTCGGTGTTAATTACGAATTGCCTGTATGTACCGGGGAAGCAACGCTTATGATAGACCCGAGCCAAACTTCGCCGCAGCTTCCGATCTGGAAGCACGAGTGGCAGGCCGTATTGGATTTGGCTAGTGAGCATATGCGCAGCAACACAGATATCAAGCAGCAACATGACTTGGAATCATTATGGGTGCAATATTTGAACTTATCTTATCCTGATACTCCATCGATTTCACATATTGAAGGCTGGGCAGCTGCATTGGAATATCTCACAGCAAAAATGAATCACCGCCCTATGTCCTATGAGAAGATAGCGGAGCGGTACGGTATTTCGTCTTCGACGGTAAGAAGATATTGTCGCCGAATTGATGAGGTATGCGGAGCAGAGGGCGCGTCAAAGACGATCTTCCCGATGTGTAAATAA
- the trxB gene encoding thioredoxin-disulfide reductase: MYKSIVIGTGPSGLTAAIYLARANLNPLVIEGVQPGGQLTTTTEVENFPGFPEGILGPELMDRMRKQAERFGAEFKNGWVKKVDFSDKPLRLTLEGGEELTSETVIVSTGASARYLGIPGEQDNVGRGVSTCATCDGFFFRGKGIIVVGGGDSAMEEAGFLTRFATSVTVVHRRDELRASKIMQERVRKNEKVKWALNRIPLEVATDDGGAVIGLKVRNNANGQEELIEAEGVFVAIGHTPNTKFLEGVVKTDEHGYIVVAPGTTRTSIPGVFACGDVQDTHYRQAITAAGSGCMAAMDCEKYLEGDMVHDWSKML, from the coding sequence ATGTATAAATCAATTGTTATTGGCACAGGTCCATCTGGCCTGACGGCAGCGATCTATCTGGCACGAGCCAATCTGAATCCATTGGTGATCGAGGGGGTTCAGCCGGGAGGACAGTTAACGACGACGACAGAGGTGGAGAATTTCCCGGGCTTCCCCGAAGGCATTCTGGGACCGGAACTGATGGATCGGATGCGCAAGCAGGCCGAGCGTTTTGGTGCGGAATTCAAAAATGGATGGGTGAAGAAGGTTGATTTCTCAGATAAGCCATTGAGACTCACTCTGGAAGGCGGGGAAGAACTTACTTCGGAGACGGTTATCGTATCTACGGGCGCCTCAGCAAGATATCTTGGCATTCCTGGAGAGCAGGATAATGTCGGGCGTGGAGTAAGTACTTGCGCGACCTGTGATGGCTTTTTCTTCCGCGGCAAAGGGATTATCGTCGTCGGAGGCGGTGATTCAGCGATGGAAGAAGCGGGATTTCTGACCCGGTTCGCTACGAGCGTAACGGTGGTACACCGCCGTGATGAGCTTCGTGCCTCTAAGATTATGCAGGAACGGGTGCGGAAGAATGAGAAGGTGAAATGGGCGCTAAATCGGATACCGCTTGAAGTTGCTACAGATGATGGAGGTGCTGTGATTGGCTTGAAGGTGCGTAACAACGCGAATGGACAGGAGGAGTTGATCGAAGCGGAAGGAGTATTCGTCGCCATCGGCCACACTCCGAATACGAAGTTCCTGGAAGGCGTAGTGAAGACGGATGAACATGGTTACATCGTCGTTGCACCAGGCACCACCAGGACCAGTATTCCGGGGGTATTCGCTTGCGGCGATGTACAGGATACGCACTATCGCCAGGCGATTACGGCCGCAGGTTCAGGCTGTATGGCTGCAATGGATTGCGAGAAGTATCTGGAAGGGGATATGGTCCATGATTGGAGCAAAATGCTCTAG
- a CDS encoding response regulator transcription factor — translation MFKILIAEDQRLLRGALASLLDLEDDIEVIGQASDGAEALELICKLQPDICLMDIEMPQLSGLDVAEEIQARALPCRVIILTTFARPGYFERAIKANIHGYLLKDEPSDRLAEAIRRVMAGHREVSPELIFGSLHNENPLTAREINILKLAAQGGSAADIAKSMHLSYGTVRNYISEIINKLEAKNRMEAVRIAEEKGWI, via the coding sequence ATGTTTAAGATTCTGATCGCAGAAGACCAGCGCCTCCTGCGCGGAGCCCTGGCTTCTCTGCTTGATCTTGAGGATGATATTGAGGTCATTGGACAGGCGTCAGACGGTGCTGAGGCACTGGAGCTGATCTGCAAACTTCAACCGGACATCTGTCTCATGGATATTGAGATGCCGCAGCTCAGCGGTCTTGACGTCGCAGAAGAGATACAGGCTAGGGCACTCCCTTGCCGCGTTATCATCCTGACCACCTTCGCACGTCCAGGTTATTTTGAACGGGCCATCAAGGCGAATATCCATGGATACTTACTTAAGGATGAGCCCAGCGACAGACTAGCCGAAGCGATCCGCCGAGTCATGGCAGGACATCGCGAAGTTTCTCCGGAGCTCATCTTCGGCAGCTTGCACAATGAGAATCCGTTAACAGCCAGAGAGATCAATATTCTCAAGCTGGCTGCTCAAGGAGGCAGCGCAGCGGATATCGCCAAGTCGATGCATTTATCCTATGGCACGGTGCGTAATTATATATCCGAGATCATTAATAAGCTCGAGGCCAAAAATCGGATGGAAGCTGTCCGAATTGCAGAAGAGAAGGGCTGGATATAG
- a CDS encoding sensor histidine kinase, whose translation MFPRKYGFFPYIWLIYIIMPIINIQNESGIKLIIGYMMIGLFVLTYRQLYFATGRSFSYWLGLQMLIISIMSGFYSFYNLYMGFYTANFIGWFTDKRKFKIAMTAFAAVESTPVILLVKQMQIQEMLFSIPFFLIMLVSPFGIRSMNRRQQLEKELDQANERIKELVKREERVRIARDLHDTLGHTLSLIILKSQLVEKMTTKDPQRAQNEAREIYQTSRAALRQVRELVSDMRAITVAEELAETAKILKVANIKLEIKGDATLEDVALLNQNIISLCIKEGVTNIVKHSQATHCQITIARTERKITVQIEDNGIGPAQQDQASIRYGNGLNGMCERLSLIEGSLSVAAGARQGMMMTVTIPQIIKEREDGETACLRF comes from the coding sequence ATGTTCCCTAGAAAATACGGATTTTTCCCTTATATATGGCTAATATATATCATTATGCCAATCATCAACATTCAGAATGAATCCGGGATCAAGCTGATTATCGGTTATATGATGATCGGCTTGTTCGTCTTAACGTATCGTCAATTATATTTTGCCACGGGCAGAAGCTTCTCCTATTGGCTTGGACTGCAGATGCTGATTATCTCCATCATGAGCGGGTTCTACAGCTTCTACAACCTCTATATGGGCTTCTATACCGCCAATTTCATCGGCTGGTTCACGGACAAGCGAAAATTCAAGATTGCTATGACTGCCTTTGCCGCCGTGGAATCAACACCAGTGATCCTTCTAGTGAAACAAATGCAGATTCAAGAGATGTTGTTCAGTATCCCCTTCTTCCTCATTATGCTGGTCTCTCCATTTGGCATTCGCTCTATGAACCGTCGGCAGCAGTTGGAGAAGGAGCTGGATCAAGCCAATGAACGAATCAAGGAGCTCGTCAAGCGGGAGGAGCGGGTTCGCATCGCTCGTGATCTGCATGATACACTGGGGCACACGCTGTCATTGATCATATTGAAGAGCCAACTCGTTGAGAAAATGACAACCAAGGATCCGCAGCGTGCCCAAAATGAGGCGAGGGAAATCTATCAGACGTCGCGGGCCGCATTACGGCAAGTGAGGGAGCTTGTCTCTGATATGAGAGCCATCACAGTTGCTGAAGAGCTGGCTGAGACGGCCAAGATATTGAAGGTGGCGAATATCAAGCTGGAGATCAAAGGAGATGCGACGCTGGAGGATGTTGCCCTCTTGAATCAGAACATCATTAGCCTCTGTATCAAGGAAGGGGTTACGAATATCGTCAAGCATAGCCAAGCTACGCACTGCCAGATCACGATAGCAAGAACAGAGCGGAAAATTACAGTTCAAATCGAGGATAACGGGATCGGTCCCGCGCAGCAGGATCAGGCGAGCATTAGGTATGGCAACGGATTGAACGGGATGTGTGAACGACTGTCCCTCATCGAAGGCTCCCTATCAGTAGCAGCCGGAGCTAGACAGGGGATGATGATGACCGTGACAATACCACAGATTATTAAAGAACGGGAAGATGGTGAGACAGCATGTTTAAGATTCTGA
- a CDS encoding ABC transporter permease: MKLVITQFKMELLRIFRNPYYVFWSLAMPIVFYFLFTRIISTGAPDAAAWNNHYLMSMAAFSIMGSAIMTLGIRIVQERNHGWSTFMRVTPLPGAIYFLGKMFGQTIMHLTSIIFIFVAGYLINGVSLPALTWIYCGLWLLIASSPFLALGTLVGCMKRVDTASGVSNALYLVMALLGGMWMPLEILPNIMQNIGKWMPSYNFGNGAWELVQGNPPEWSNILILAGYFILFMLISIYTRRKQEAI, from the coding sequence ATGAAACTAGTAATTACACAATTCAAAATGGAGCTACTACGGATATTCCGTAATCCCTATTATGTATTCTGGTCATTGGCTATGCCGATCGTCTTCTATTTTCTCTTTACTCGTATCATTAGTACTGGAGCTCCCGACGCTGCAGCCTGGAATAATCATTATCTCATGTCGATGGCTGCTTTCAGCATCATGGGCTCGGCTATAATGACATTAGGCATACGTATCGTACAGGAACGCAACCATGGCTGGAGCACATTTATGCGCGTTACCCCGCTTCCGGGAGCGATATATTTTCTGGGTAAAATGTTCGGACAGACGATTATGCATCTAACATCGATCATTTTCATCTTCGTAGCAGGCTACCTAATTAACGGCGTCTCATTGCCAGCACTTACTTGGATTTATTGTGGACTATGGCTTCTGATAGCCTCCTCGCCATTCTTGGCACTAGGCACACTTGTCGGGTGCATGAAGCGGGTTGACACCGCCTCTGGTGTAAGTAATGCCTTATATCTAGTGATGGCCCTTCTGGGAGGGATGTGGATGCCGCTCGAGATATTGCCCAACATCATGCAAAATATCGGTAAATGGATGCCTTCTTACAACTTCGGCAACGGAGCTTGGGAGCTTGTCCAAGGGAATCCTCCGGAATGGAGTAATATTCTCATATTGGCAGGCTACTTTATCCTATTTATGTTAATATCCATATATACAAGAAGGAAGCAAGAAGCGATTTAA
- a CDS encoding ABC transporter ATP-binding protein produces the protein MNPIIELRNTSKTFNHRIAVNDVSFQIEPGSVTAILGPNGAGKTTTLSMMLGLLEPSQGTVKLFGRSPKERSVRERIGVMLQHVSIMDRLKVREILELTRNYYPNPMDMEFLIHLTGLTPSDLNRYTEKLSGGQKRSLGFAMALAGDPEVLFFDEPTVGLDTMARRRFWETVHKLAKQGKTILFTTHYLQEADDTANRIILFNQGSIVADGSPGEIKSRIIHSSLSFLSDEDGPELRAKLSLLPPVTNCYNRDGRIYVSTDNTDAALAAIFAAGLPVRDIKIHSGSLDEVFEQLTMTQEETAI, from the coding sequence TTGAATCCTATTATTGAACTGCGTAACACGAGCAAAACCTTTAACCATAGAATAGCTGTAAATGATGTATCATTTCAAATCGAACCGGGCTCTGTCACAGCCATCCTTGGCCCTAATGGAGCCGGGAAGACGACCACACTCTCGATGATGCTCGGCCTGCTGGAGCCATCCCAAGGAACGGTCAAGCTGTTTGGCCGCTCGCCCAAAGAACGGTCCGTCAGAGAACGAATCGGAGTCATGCTGCAGCATGTCAGCATCATGGATCGCTTGAAGGTGCGAGAGATTCTCGAACTGACTCGCAACTATTATCCGAATCCCATGGACATGGAATTCCTTATCCATCTCACCGGTCTAACGCCTAGCGACTTGAACCGCTATACCGAGAAGCTATCCGGCGGACAGAAGCGTAGCCTGGGCTTCGCCATGGCACTGGCCGGCGATCCGGAGGTACTGTTCTTCGATGAGCCTACCGTTGGTCTCGATACCATGGCAAGACGCCGCTTCTGGGAGACGGTGCATAAGCTGGCCAAACAAGGCAAGACAATTCTATTCACCACCCATTATCTGCAGGAGGCTGATGATACGGCAAACCGCATCATCCTGTTCAACCAAGGATCAATCGTAGCCGATGGGTCTCCAGGAGAGATCAAGTCGAGGATCATCCATAGCTCCCTGTCCTTTCTATCCGATGAGGACGGACCGGAATTGCGAGCCAAGCTTAGCTTATTGCCACCGGTTACGAACTGCTATAACCGAGACGGAAGAATTTATGTATCCACCGACAACACCGATGCCGCGCTTGCCGCCATCTTTGCAGCCGGACTCCCTGTCCGGGATATAAAGATTCACTCTGGAAGCCTTGATGAAGTATTTGAGCAGTTAACGATGACCCAGGAGGAGACCGCGATATGA